Genomic DNA from Lactiplantibacillus paraplantarum:
TTGGATAACAAACAAATTGAAACTGTGCAAGCCCGTTTGAAACAACAGACAACGCGGTTTGATCAATATAAGCAAGACCAAATTAAGGACTATCAAGCAATCAATTATTACCCAACTAGCCCGAAAAACTACCTGACTAATATTTTGGACGAAGCCTTAATAGCCATTTTATATGCGAAGAACACAGACTATCTAAGAAAGCAGCAATTACGTGGCTTAAAAGAGACTGAGTGGGAAATGACGAAAAAGCAACGGCAACACCAAACTCGAAACCGGCATGAAGATGGGGGCAGGCACTTGTAACCTAAATGTAAAAAAAATAAATGGTGTAAGTTACACCTTTTAGTGCTAAACTATGACTAAATTAAGAAAGGAGAACTTACATGTGACAGGCAATCAGGAATGGTACAGCCTAACGCAAGCTAATCATAAGCTGGGGCGTGGCCGAAATTATGTCAGCAACTGGATCAAACGACATCCAGAGTTCCCTGATCAATTTTTGCTTGGTTCAGGTACCAATAAATTAATATCTGATGAAGGGATAGAGTGGGTTAAAAACCACATAAAAAAAGAGGGCGTCCTCGTAAGCAGTGAAGTTGCTAACGGGGATTAGCACCTAGAAATACGCCTTCTAGGTGTCACCCTCCTAATAATCCATTTTACCGGGCGGGTTAGGGGAAAGCTAGTTGTTTAATATTTCTAACCCAACAAACAACATAAGGAGGTGATCCAATGAAAGTAGAAAGCTGGCAAGGCATTAATGGCAAGCTAGTTCATGATAATCAAAAGGCGATTGTGGTTGATGATGACCAAGCATTGACTGATCCAAAACAGTTACAAGCAATTTTAGATCAAGACGGCCAGCCAATCGATGAAGTTCGGCAAGCAATGATTAAGAAGACCATTAAACGTCAGCTAAAAACTCCGCCATTAAAACTTAGGGGCTGGTTTAATCGCCATCAAGACAGTCAAAATGCTAAAAAGACCGAAAAATTGGTAAGTGATAAACCGACCCATCAATATAAGCAGATCAAAAACGAAATGACCTTTTTTGGTGAGAGCTTCTTAGAAGGTTTCTTAGGCTTCTATGGCTTAGAAGTTGATAACGCCTTAGGCCGTTATGAACATAATGTGCATGTCTTAGAGACCCAAGAGCTAGGTCAGTCAGAAAAGGAGTATTACTTAGCCACGAGTGAAAATGGCCGCGTTAATTTAGCTACTGACCCATTACCAAGCCAGCAAATTGCCGAGGAACAATTGGATAAATTCTATCAGCGTGAGCCAGAAGAAACGCAGGCAGAATCGGTTCAATTACGGTCACAGGAAGACGGGAAGGAGGAATAACATGAAGTTCAACAAAGTAAAAGCGTTAGCAACTACTGGAGCCACCACAATTTACTTGGGATTGATGAACGCTCAGGTTGTTTTGGCGGCGGACGGTGGCGAAGTTAAAAGTAAGCTCACCCAAGCTGGTAAGACAATTCAAGGTATTTTAACCGGGTTGGTCGTTTTAGTCGGGATTTGTGTGGCGCTATTTATTATTATCAAAAGAATGCCTGACGCAGACGATCCGCGAGAGAAATCTGAAGTTTATCACGCGGTTGGTCGGGTGGCTGGTTTAGTGGCCTTAGCGGCAGCCATTATCTGGCTATTACCTTGGGTTTACAGCCTATTCACTTAATTTAAAAAGGAGCCTGCCAAATGAAGAAAGGGAAAGAATTTATCTTCCCAGAGAACGTAGATAAAGATTACGGGATCTGGAAAGACTACACCTTGAAGGATTTTGGCTATGCGGCGCTGGCAGGACTAGTGGGCTTAATTTTTATTGCGATCCCACCCTATGGTCTGATCTTAGTCCTGATAAAAATAGTGATTGTTGTCTTAGCCATGACGATTGTCATGGCTATTTTAACAATTAGGCCAGTTGCGGCGCGGAAGAATATTAAAGTGCGGGATAACTTTAAGTTGAAACGCCGCTATGCCAATGGTCAGAAACTGTTTTATTTAAAACCGAAGAAGCGAGGTGAACTAAATGCGTTTGAAGAAGAGCAAAACCGCCAATAAAACAGCCAAGCTAGATTGGGATTATCAACCGCCTAAAATCAATGGTGGCAAAGAGACCATTGATGACATGAGCTTGGTGGTGGGTATGTATGGTAATTACGAAGTTACCAAAACCGGTAATCTCGTTGGCATTTTGGAAGTTAGTGGGATCAACCTTGATCTACTTAATGAAACCGAACAACAGGACGTTTTTGAGGACTATGGTGCGTTTCTCATGAGTACCTTAGGTGAAGGCGTTGATGACACGTTACAGTTCTTAGAACCGACGATTCCCGTCAATATGACGGCTTATCTCAATGGTCTCAAACGGCGGTATCTCGCCTTACAAAAAGGCCACCCGGAGCAACAGTTCAAAATCCAGCTCATAGCCAGTTACTTGGATCACTTTACTAAAGTCCAAGAATCCAAAAACATGACAACTAAGCAACATCTGCTAATCGTTAAGGTGCCAATTAAAGACAAAAGTGTTAAGAGCTTAAACCTAGCGGTCACTCATTTAGACGAAAAGATCGAACAGGTTAAACGGGATATTGAAAATGCGTTAACGGACTTTGATGTGACGGCCAAAGTTTTGACTAGTCAGGAAGTCCAAGAGATTTTAAAGAACTTAATCAATTTTAATGGATAGGGGGAAACAGGATGAGTTTTGGTGATAAGGTCATTGATTTATTTATGCCAACTAAAAAAGAAAGACATCAAGGCGACAGCGGCCAAACGGGTAGTAAGCCCAAAGCGGAGGTTGAAGACTTTACCAAGCTGATTGATCGCGATAGCTTGCATTCACTATTCCCGTTTAGCTGGGAACAGTACCCCACCTACGTCCAGTCGGGCGAGAATTTTATTCGGGTGTTAGCGATTGCTGACTATCCCAAGCGGGTGTATGGCAACTGGTTGTCAGAATTGAAGCGCAAAAAAGGCGTTATCGATATTGTGCAATATATCGACAGCGCCAGTAATAATTCAATGATTACCTATTACAAGAAGACGATTCAAAATAAGGAAGCGCAGAAGTTAAATACGTTCGACCCGTATAAAAAGAAGATTCTGCAAAATTATATTGATTCAGCCAACATGCAACTAGATAAATACCTTGATAATTCTACCACATTTGTGTACCAACATATGCTTATTTATCTGCGGGCCAACAGTTTAGCAGAATTAGATGACTTAACCGAAAGCGTTAAGAATACGTTGATTAAACTACAAATGAAGCCCTTAGTGCCCGTTAAAGCGACTTTCCAAGCATTTTGGTCAACCATGCCAATTAACGAGAACCTCATGGGGGATTACACCTATAAAGAGAGTAATACCGAAGTCGCCAGCAGCATGTTTCCTTTTGATGACGCTGAAATTCTGGACTTAAAGCCGAGAAGCGATATTGAAGGAGTTAACAAAGATACCAACAGCTTAATTGCCGTAGATATGCTGGATCGCAACAAGACCCTAAATCAAAATCAAGTGATTATCGGGACCTCGGGGGTCGGCAAGACCACCTATATGATCCAAAAAATCCTACGCTACGCCATTCAAGACTATCAACTCTACATTATTGATCCAGAAAATGAATATACCAAAATTGTCGAAGCCCTAGGTGGGGCAGTCCTGCACCTAACTTCTAATGCGAAGTACAAAATTAACCCGCTACAAATCTTTTCCGAAGAAATCTTAAGCGCCGATGAAGCGGTCACAAACCTTGATTTACTAGTTAAAGATAAAATCCAGCGATTAAAGGGGTTCTTTGAAGTCCTTAAAACCGGGATTACCCAAGTTGAACTGGCAATCCTTGATGATGTCGTTAAACAAGCTTACGTCAACAGTGGCGTTTTGAAATATAGCCGCTTAAAAGAAATTAAAGACGATCAGTGGCCGACCTTATCCAATGTTTATGACGAGTTGGAAAAATTGGCAGATAAGGACGCCGACAAATTCAATCGGGTCAAAGACTTCTACTACATCTTAGGCAGTTATACCCATGGTTCTAACAGTTTATTTGACGGCCATACCAACGTTAACTTAAAAGGGAAAATCATTTCCTTTGATTTAAAACCGCTACAAAGTGAGCAGGAAGTCCAATCAGCCGCCTATCTGAATACTTTCCAGTATCTATGGGACGAAATTACCAAAGATCGGCATAGCCGCAAGAAATTGTTTGTCGATGAATTTCATTTCTTGACCTTGCACAAAGCAGCCGCCACCTTTTTCCACCAAGCCTACAAGCGGTTTAGAAAGTATAATGCTGGGGCGATTGCCGGAACGCAGCAAATTCAAGATGTGATTGAAGGAACGACAGATACCGGGCAGAACATTGGTGAAGCCATTATTGGGAACTCCTATACCAAGGTATTCTTTGGCCTTGATGGTAAAGGTGTCGATGATGTCATTACTAAGTTAAGAATGACGTTCTCGGATAAAGAAAAGAAGCTACTAGAACGCCGTAGACAAGGCGAAGCCCTGATGATCTATGGTAGCCAACGCGCCTTTATGCGTGTCGAGTTGACCGAAGAAGAACTACGGCTAATCGACCCAGAAGCTTACCAAGAAAAATACAACCGTGAGACAGCTAACCAACCGAATTATCAAAAGCGCGTGGTCTTAACCCCAAGTGAAATTGACGCTTTGACCACCACCGAAGAGGAAGGAGGGACTTTAAATGAGTAAATCAAATCAGCTATTAAATATCGAGGTCGGCACGTTCAAGCGACAAGGGAACAAGTTAATTCTCGAACTCAATCACAATCAGTTTCGATACGACCAGTTGAGTGAGCTAAACGAATTAAAGCAAGCTGATGCCAATTTCTTGCAGTTGGTTAACGTGGTTGAGCAAGATCAGAAGGTCGTTTTAACTTATACCTTGCCGGATAAGGTCAGATCATTAAAGGAATTACCGCAGGAAAATAAGGCGATCCGGGCAGCCGTTGCCAAGAAAATAATGGCGCAAAAGGTGGTTGCTGATAGCCAGTATCATATTGCCTTAAACCCAGCTAATCTATGGTATTACCCCATGCAACATGTTTGGTACGCTTACCGGGCCAATGAACTTATGCCTTATGATGACAAACATAGCAATTTAGCCAAATACAAAGCACTGATTCTGTTTTGCTTGACGGGGACGCCCTATGAACGGCTACTAAGCAATCCTAAGGAAGCCCTAGCTAAACACCCGGATGACTATTTACAACAAGTAGCTAAAGCTACGTCGTTAAATGAGTTAACGGAAGTGGTTAACGGCATTGAGGACTTTGTGAGTTATCACGAATGGCAGGAAGTTGAAACGGCCCAGCAGAAAACCAAACAACGTTTATGGTTGAGCGTGGCCGGGGTGGCGATTGTGGCCGTTTTGGCCGTCGGCTTAGTCCATAAAAGTGACGAACGGCAATATCAAAGCTTAGCTAACCAGAACCAAGCCCAGGTCACGCGATTAAAATATAGCGGTCAAATTCAGACCGCTTTAAATGATCAGAAGTGGTCTGAAGCGCAAAAAGATATGAAACGGGCCGGCTATCCTGCAACTAAGCAAGTCAGTGTCTTTTTAAAACATCGTCAGTACCAGCAAGCCTTAAACGTTGACCCAAGTCAGTTGAACAAGGTTGTTAATGCGGCTTATGCCAACCAAGATAGCAGTCAAGTGGCCGATTGGCAGTTACCAACTCAGGCAACGAGCAAACAAAAAGACCAGTTGAAGCTTGAAAAAGCGATTGTTAATTATGATACCAATACGCTTAATAACCAATTATCCTTTACGACGAACGCTGATGTGTTATTGAGAATAGGGCAAGCTTTCCTCGCCCATAATGATACGCAAGACGCCCAGACTGTCCAAACCAAGTTAGCCGGCGTGAACAGTCCTAAAGCTAAGTATTTAAAGGCCTTGTTAAGTCTCAATGCCGCTAAGAACGAAGTTAGCGACGCCCAAAAGAAGTTAGATGACGCCAACAAGATTGATGGCAGTAAAGATAAGGACAAAGACAAGAAGGTGGATTCGGCTAAGTCGGACTTAAAGAACGCGCAGAGTGACCAATCAGCAGCGCAAAAACAAGTCGATCAGGCCAAGCACAAAGTGGGTGATTAAATGCAGGTATTGTCATTTGAATATAAGAAAAAGAAGTGGAAATTGATTGCTTATATTGTGGGTGGCGCCCTTCTGCTAATCATCTTGCTAATTGCCGCGCTTACTGGTCAATTGCAAGAAAACAGTTGTGATAATTCAACCACTACAGAAACGCAATTAGATAGTAAGAGCATGAAGGAAAATGCCAAAAACATTTATGCGCACTGGAAGCAAAAGTATGGTGCCACCCCACAAGCGGCCGCCGGTATCTTGGGGGTCTTACAACTAGAAAGTCGCCTTGATCCCAAGTCCGTTAATTCCAGTTCCGGGGCCACGGGCTTAGCCCAGTGGTTAGGTGGCCGAAAAGATAAGTTGGAGGACTTAGCCCACAAAGAAAACAAATCAGCAACCAATCTCGGGGTGCAGTTGGACTATCTCGACCAAGAATTGAACAGTAGTTACTATGCGTCAAACAAGCAGATTTTTAAATATACGGACGTGCATAAAGCGACCAAAGCCTGGTTAATGGATTATGAGGGTATGAGTAAGAACCCGGAACAATGGTATTTAAGCCAAAGATACGGTTATGCCGATCACTGGTATTCCGTGTTCGGGGCGAGTGATCCAGTGGCCGGTAATACGTTAGACAATGCGAGTTCCGGCAATCTGACCGAGCTAGGTTGTGATAGTGACCCGAGCTATTCCGGCGGTAGTATCGTCAAAAACGCGGAAAGTATGAAGGGCGACTTCTATTATGTTCAAACCCACCCTAGCCCCGATTTAGGCAGAGATTTAAAGAAGCCTAACAAAACCGGTGGGACAGATTGTTCGGGCTTTGTCTGGTTAGCCTTGAATAGGGCTGGTTACAAGGTACCGGATAACATGGGCTGGTTTACCGGCACGATGGCCAGTGACGCCAAAGGTAGCCATCAATACTTGAAACAGATCAGTGAAAATGATGCGAAAGCCGGCGATATTGTGATCGTTAATCAAGGCGCCGGGGCCGGAAACAACGGGCATACCGCCATTCTGTTAGGCAAATGGCAAGGCAAAGCCACCAAAATCATTGAACAAGGTGGCGTCGGCGATAAGGTTAACGAAAGCACCTTTGGCACCGCTTTTTATAGCTTACTAAGTGGTAGCGATGTAACGTTAGCCCGGCCAATCAAGAAGTAAGGAGGAACCAGCAAATGAAGCGTAGCGTGGTTTTAAGTATTGCACTTGGTAGTTTGATCTTAATCATGTCATTAG
This window encodes:
- a CDS encoding CagC family type IV secretion system protein, which codes for MKFNKVKALATTGATTIYLGLMNAQVVLAADGGEVKSKLTQAGKTIQGILTGLVVLVGICVALFIIIKRMPDADDPREKSEVYHAVGRVAGLVALAAAIIWLLPWVYSLFT
- the trsD gene encoding TrsD/TraD family conjugative transfer protein, producing the protein MRLKKSKTANKTAKLDWDYQPPKINGGKETIDDMSLVVGMYGNYEVTKTGNLVGILEVSGINLDLLNETEQQDVFEDYGAFLMSTLGEGVDDTLQFLEPTIPVNMTAYLNGLKRRYLALQKGHPEQQFKIQLIASYLDHFTKVQESKNMTTKQHLLIVKVPIKDKSVKSLNLAVTHLDEKIEQVKRDIENALTDFDVTAKVLTSQEVQEILKNLINFNG
- a CDS encoding type VII secretion protein EssB/YukC, which encodes MSKSNQLLNIEVGTFKRQGNKLILELNHNQFRYDQLSELNELKQADANFLQLVNVVEQDQKVVLTYTLPDKVRSLKELPQENKAIRAAVAKKIMAQKVVADSQYHIALNPANLWYYPMQHVWYAYRANELMPYDDKHSNLAKYKALILFCLTGTPYERLLSNPKEALAKHPDDYLQQVAKATSLNELTEVVNGIEDFVSYHEWQEVETAQQKTKQRLWLSVAGVAIVAVLAVGLVHKSDERQYQSLANQNQAQVTRLKYSGQIQTALNDQKWSEAQKDMKRAGYPATKQVSVFLKHRQYQQALNVDPSQLNKVVNAAYANQDSSQVADWQLPTQATSKQKDQLKLEKAIVNYDTNTLNNQLSFTTNADVLLRIGQAFLAHNDTQDAQTVQTKLAGVNSPKAKYLKALLSLNAAKNEVSDAQKKLDDANKIDGSKDKDKDKKVDSAKSDLKNAQSDQSAAQKQVDQAKHKVGD
- a CDS encoding VirB4 family type IV secretion system protein; translation: MSFGDKVIDLFMPTKKERHQGDSGQTGSKPKAEVEDFTKLIDRDSLHSLFPFSWEQYPTYVQSGENFIRVLAIADYPKRVYGNWLSELKRKKGVIDIVQYIDSASNNSMITYYKKTIQNKEAQKLNTFDPYKKKILQNYIDSANMQLDKYLDNSTTFVYQHMLIYLRANSLAELDDLTESVKNTLIKLQMKPLVPVKATFQAFWSTMPINENLMGDYTYKESNTEVASSMFPFDDAEILDLKPRSDIEGVNKDTNSLIAVDMLDRNKTLNQNQVIIGTSGVGKTTYMIQKILRYAIQDYQLYIIDPENEYTKIVEALGGAVLHLTSNAKYKINPLQIFSEEILSADEAVTNLDLLVKDKIQRLKGFFEVLKTGITQVELAILDDVVKQAYVNSGVLKYSRLKEIKDDQWPTLSNVYDELEKLADKDADKFNRVKDFYYILGSYTHGSNSLFDGHTNVNLKGKIISFDLKPLQSEQEVQSAAYLNTFQYLWDEITKDRHSRKKLFVDEFHFLTLHKAAATFFHQAYKRFRKYNAGAIAGTQQIQDVIEGTTDTGQNIGEAIIGNSYTKVFFGLDGKGVDDVITKLRMTFSDKEKKLLERRRQGEALMIYGSQRAFMRVELTEEELRLIDPEAYQEKYNRETANQPNYQKRVVLTPSEIDALTTTEEEGGTLNE
- a CDS encoding phage tail tip lysozyme; the protein is MQVLSFEYKKKKWKLIAYIVGGALLLIILLIAALTGQLQENSCDNSTTTETQLDSKSMKENAKNIYAHWKQKYGATPQAAAGILGVLQLESRLDPKSVNSSSGATGLAQWLGGRKDKLEDLAHKENKSATNLGVQLDYLDQELNSSYYASNKQIFKYTDVHKATKAWLMDYEGMSKNPEQWYLSQRYGYADHWYSVFGASDPVAGNTLDNASSGNLTELGCDSDPSYSGGSIVKNAESMKGDFYYVQTHPSPDLGRDLKKPNKTGGTDCSGFVWLALNRAGYKVPDNMGWFTGTMASDAKGSHQYLKQISENDAKAGDIVIVNQGAGAGNNGHTAILLGKWQGKATKIIEQGGVGDKVNESTFGTAFYSLLSGSDVTLARPIKK